The nucleotide window ATTGTTTTTACCCAGaggaattatatataaatatgagaGAATTGGAAACGTTTGAATATTGAATCACACTTTGTACCTGAGGGCTTGCATTGAGAAATTTGATTTGGTGACCTTGAAGCCACCGCTACATATATAGCAAAGGCATCATTCCAAAAAGACCTTCAGCATCTTATTACCATAGTCTTTTTATATGTGAGACTAGCATTCATCACTTTTATTCTCAGCCAAGGAACATGGTGATCTAAATCAGACACATGATACATGTTTAAAATTGGTGCTGTTACTTTCTGCTTATTTACCAATAAAATGTGACATGCGTCCATTggcaacttttaattaatatcaactttaagcttttattttaatttttttgaattaatgtttttctttttattatgaaattcccTTTTAGGCACAAACACGCACATTTAATTTAGTTACACACTCTCACCATCTTAATTTACTAGTTTTCATCATGCCATGATTATTAGAGGTTCtacaattttaataaacttaatttCAGGTGGTCCAAAATTGCAAAGCATCTTCCAGGAAGAACTGACAATGAGATTAAGAACTTCTGGAGAACAAGGATCCAAAAGCACATTAAGCAAGCTGAGACTTCACAACAACATGGTAATTCAGAGAATAATGATCATCAAGCAAGCACTAGTACTAGCAAAGTGTCCACCATGGCACATCCAAATGAGACTTTCTCTCCACCCTCATACCAAGGAACTTTTGAGCCATTCCAACCTCAATTCCCTACAATCACTGATCAATCAAGTTGTTGTACCACCACCAACGATAACAACAACTATTGGAGCATCGAGGATATCTGGTCGTCTATGCAATTACTCAATGGAGATTAAACCTAGCTATATGCATGCttatataaatcatatatatgATGATATATAAACCTAAGCTCTTGTAGAGTGTGTTCAGGCTTAATAACATCATTAGGTCTGTTTATATGAGTAGTCTAAGTTTGGTGTTTGTAATGCATGATGTGAGTTAAGAATTAATTTAGTTATGGATTGAAATATATAGTAACTTATATACTACATGTGCATTCTCCTATTATCGTAAATAATATGGTTGTTGTACCATATAAGATATACTTGAGAACTGCAAATTTGAAgcattatatgtatatattatcaGTGACGGGCATGCTCGTATTTTAGTAAATCGGTATAAATAATTGCTTTGTCTCAAATATCTGTAGCtagattagttaattaattCAGAATTAGTGTGCTTTTCTGAAGCTAAACCTAATATAATGATTACCATGTCCTGACATAGTTTAAAACAAAGATTTATTCGTaccttaaaaatgatttgaACT belongs to Glycine soja cultivar W05 chromosome 5, ASM419377v2, whole genome shotgun sequence and includes:
- the LOC114411674 gene encoding myb-related protein 305-like gives rise to the protein MDKKPCNSSSHDPEVRKGPWTMEEDLILINYIANHGEGVWNSLAKASGLKRTGKSCRLRWLNYLRPDVRRGNITPEEQLLIIELHAKWGNRWSKIAKHLPGRTDNEIKNFWRTRIQKHIKQAETSQQHGNSENNDHQASTSTSKVSTMAHPNETFSPPSYQGTFEPFQPQFPTITDQSSCCTTTNDNNNYWSIEDIWSSMQLLNGD